In Emys orbicularis isolate rEmyOrb1 chromosome 16, rEmyOrb1.hap1, whole genome shotgun sequence, a genomic segment contains:
- the SNRNP35 gene encoding U11/U12 small nuclear ribonucleoprotein 35 kDa protein: MNEWAPIAKEYDPLKAGSIDGTDEEPHDRAIWRAMLARYVPNKGVTGDPHLTLFVARLNLQTTEEKLKEAFSRYGDIRKIRLVRDLVTGFSKGYAFIEYKEERALLKAHRDANRLVIDQHEIFVDFELERTLKGWIPRRLGGGFGGKKESGQLRFGGRDRPFRKPINLPTMKSDFYGEGLVEKRERSWSREGARDWRARDRDPERNRDKRWLERERSWAWGESNRERERDSKEERSRGRERKDRERKDRERDRSRERDPKKQRDDDKHR; this comes from the coding sequence ATGAATGAGTGGGCGCCCATAGCGAAAGAGTATGACCCCCTCAAAGCAGGGAGCATTGATGGCACAGATGAAGAGCCCCATGACCGTGCCATCTGGAGGGCCATGTTGGCACGGTACGTACCTAATAAGGGGGTTACAGGAGATCCCCACCTCACTCTGTTTGTAGCAAGACTGAATCTACAAACCACAGAGGAGAAGCTGAAGGAAGCCTTTTCCAGGTATGGAGACATTAGGAAGATTCGTCTGGTTAGAGACTTGGTCACAGGTTTTTCCAAGGGCTATGCGTTTATAGAGTACAAAGAGGAACGGGCGCTCTTGAAAGCCCATAGAGATGCCAACAGGCTGGTTATTGACCAGCATGAGATATTTGTGGACTTCGAGCTGGAAAGGACCCTCAAAGGATGGATCCCTCGGAGACTTGGAGGTGGTTTTGGAGGCAAGAAGGAATCCGGGCAGCTGCGGTTTGGAGGGCGGGACAGGCCTTTCCGAAAGCCCATCAATTTGCCAACTATGAAAAGTGACTTCTATGGAGAGGGGCTAGtggagaaaagagagaggagCTGGTCTCGTGAGGGAGCGAGGGACTGGAGAGCGAGGGACCGAGACCCTGAAAGGAACCGAGACAAGAGATGGCTGGAAAGGGAGCGATCGTGGGCTTGGGGTGAAAGCAACCGGGAGAGAGAGCgggattccaaagaggaaaggagcagaggaagagagaggaaggacagagagagaaaagacaggGAAAGAGACCGGAGCAGGGAGAGAGACCCTAAGAAGCAGAGAGATGACGACAAACATCGGTAG
- the KMT5A gene encoding N-lysine methyltransferase KMT5A, whose product MAKGKTMSKPREGKAEAAAAPESTERRGPGRPRMNGENVFLGQSKIYTYLSSNKSPGARPPLQEENSVMHHEVKCQGKTLNETCKRGDGKKSTLNTIEGAIKPEDQNDKESGCDSSVSFPNQKQEAAETQKNMPLPSDSTDAANAKQAQKKVVKAKPGPRRKVQGKTSQNRKVTDYYPVRRSSRKSKTELQTEEKRRIDELIESGKEEGMKIDFIDGKGRGVIATKHFNRGEFVVEYHGDLIEITDAKKREAVYAQDPSTGCYMYYFQYLSKMYCVDATKETNRLGRLINHSKCGNCQTKLHDVDGVPHLILIASRDIKVGEELLYDYGDRSKASIEAHPWLKH is encoded by the exons ATGGCTAAAG GCAAGACCATGTCCAAGCCCCGGGAAGGCAaagcggaggcggcggcggctccGGAGAGCACCGAGAGAAGGGGGCCCGGCCGCCCCAGGATGAACGGG GAGAATGTATTTCTTGGCCAGTCCAAAATCTACACCTACCTAAGTTCTAACAAATCTCCTGGTGCTCGTCCTCCACTTCAAGAGGAAAACTCGGTCATGCATCATGAGGTGAAATGTCAAGGCAAAACACTAAATGAAACATGCAAAAGAGGAGACG GGAAAAAAAGTACTCTTAATACAATAGAAGGTGCTATAAAACCAGAAGACCAGAATGATAAAGAAAGTGGGTGTGATTCTTCAGTGTCCTTTCCTAATCAAAAACAAGAAGCTGCAGAAACTCAGAAAAACATGCCTCTGCCTTCTGATTCTACTGATGCAGCAAATGCAAAGCAAGCTCAGAAGAAGGTGGTAAAAGCAAAACCTGGACCAAGGAGAAA AGTGCAAGGAAAAACATCACAGAATCGAAAAGTGACAGATTATTACCCTGTTAGAAGAAGTTCCCGGAAGAGCAAAACGGAATTGCAG ACTGAGGAAAAGAGGAGAATAGATGAATTAATTGAAAGTGGGAAAGAAGAAGGAATGAAG ATTGACTTCATTGATGGTAAAGGGAGAGGGGTAATTGCTACCAAACACTTTAATCGAGGAGAATTTGTGGTAGAATATCATGGGGATCTCATAGAGATCACTGATGCTAAAAAGCGAGAAGCTGTGTATGCCCAAGATCCATCCACAGGCTGCTATATGTACTACTTTCAGTATTTAAGCAAAATGTACTG TGTCGATGCTACAAAAGAGACTAATCGTCTGGGAAGGCTGATTAATCACAGCAAATGTGGCAATTGTCAAACAAAGCTTCATGATGTTGACGGCGTACCTCATCTCATACTGATAGCCTCACGAGACATTAAAGTGGGTGAAGAACTATTGTATGATTATGGAGACAGGagcaaagcttccattgaagcTCATCCGTGGCTGAAACACTAA
- the RILPL2 gene encoding RILP-like protein 2, giving the protein MQDHQHQEEGEEKEEPESAFEKSPFQLTAEDVYDISYLVGREILKISSEPQGEAPTRVAQLQFKIVRILEMLEALVNESNLTVEELKMERDNLRKEVEGLRKEGPPGNAEQLSLGPDKMIIDLTDPNRPRFTLQELRDVLQERNQLKAQLLIAQEELQCYKSGIISQREDQAGPMEKESTVCSPSGSSKSNEEKTIIKRLFSFKYGKRI; this is encoded by the exons ATGCAGGATCATCAGCACcaagaggagggagaggagaaggaagagccTGAAAGCGCCTTTGAGAAGAGCCCCTTCCAGCTGACAGCAGAGGATGTCTATGACATTTCCTACCTGGTGGGCAGGGAGATCCTGAAAATAAGCAGCGAGCCCCAGGGGGAGGCGCCCACCAGGGTCGCCCAGTTGCAGTTCAAGATAGTGAGGATTCTGGAAATGCTGGAAGCTTTGGTGAATGAGAGTAACCTGACAGTGGAGGAGCTGAAGATGGAGAGAGACAATCTCAGAAAGGAGGTGGAGGGACTCAGAAAGGAGGGTCCTCCAGGGAATGCAGAGCAG CTGAGCCTTGGACCAGACAAAATGATAATAGATCTCACAGATCCAAATCGTCCACGGTTCACGTTGCAGGAGTTGAGAGATGTGCTGCAGGAACGTAACCAGCTGAAAGCACAACTTCTTATTGCACAAGAGGAGCTACAGTGCTATAAGAG TGGCatcatttcacagagggaggacCAGGCTGGGCCAATGGAAAAGGAATCCACTGTCTGCAGTCCTTCTGGCTCAAGCAAATCTAACGAAGAGAAAACAATCATAAAGCGTCT GTTCTCTTTTAAATACGGAAAACGAATATGA